Genomic window (Jeotgalibacillus haloalkalitolerans):
TTATCAGCTTCGTACCAAGCCGTTTCAGCACGGGTTGCATCATAAAGGACAATTGCTGATTTTTACTGATATTACTGAAGTGAAAAGACTTCAGCTGCAGCTCGAGCATCTGGCCTATTATGACGAACTCACCCAGATCTACAACAGGCGCGCATTCTTTCGAAAGTGTGATCAGTACTTTGCAGAAGCCAAAGATCACAAGCTGCCGTTGACTGTGATCCTGATGGACATTGATCATTTTAAAAGAGTCAATGATACATACGGGCATGCCGTGGGTGATCAGGTGCTTAATCATATGGTGAAAGTGTGTGAGGAAAAGCTTGAACCCGGGCAGCTGTTTGGACGATATGGCGGGGAAGAATTTGTGCTTGCTCTGCAAAATACAGATCTTATTAAAGGTGAAGAACTGGCGGAGCAGCTGCGTCACTATGTTGAGGATCATCCTTTTAAAATGGAAGAAGGCGTTCTGCCAATTACATTGAGCCTGGGCGTGTCATCAGCGAATCACGAGCCTGATGAAACCTTATTCCAGCTTCTAAATCAGGCGGATAAAGCTTTGTATCAGGCGAAAGAGGGTGGACGGAACAGGGTGAAAGCTTATACCAATTTGTCTGATCAATTAAAACGCATTGAAATAACAGGCGGCTAATATAATAAATAATAGCTATGTTTCACGTGGAACATAGCTCAGCATAAGGAGAGTATGATTTGAATAACTTCGAAGAATACGACGACCCGGAGCTCTATGACAAGGAAAACGAAAGCTACCTGCCTGAGCTCCCTCTTTTAATAAAGTGGGCATCCAAAAAGTCCGGTACAATCATTGACCTGGCATGTGGAACCGGAAGAGTGACCATTCCTTTGGCTGAAAAAGGTTTTCGGGTAATGGGGATAGACGTACATAATGGCATGCTGGAAAAGGCACAAAAGAAATCCACTGTAGCAGGGGTGAATATAGATTGGCTACAGGAGGATTGCACAAACCTGAACCTGGAGATGAAAAGCCCTCTGATTTATACAGTTGGCAACTCATTTCAACACTTTTTAACGAATGAAGCGCAGGATGGGTTACTTGTATCAGTGAATCGGCATTTAGAAGAGGGTGGCATCTTCATCTTCGGAACAAGGTTTCCAGGTTCTGAAGAATTGCTGCAGCCAAGCACAGAAGAATACTGGAGAACCTATCAGAACGGGGAATATAAAGTAGACGTCTCCACCATCAGTCACTATGATGCCCTGGAGCAGATCCAGCACTATACCACGATTAGAAAATATAAGCATGTCAGTGATGAAATTGTTGATGAAAAGCGGACGAATATAAGCCTGAGATATGTATTCCCGAAAGAAATGGAAAGGCTGCTCAGCGTTCAAGGCTTTGAAGTGCTGGATGTCTATGAAGATTGGAAAGAGACGCCGGTTTCAAATGATAGCTATGAGATGATTTATGTGTGCAGGAAAATGAGGTAACACTAAAAAATAGCTGGTTAATGACAAAGGGTAGAAATAGCACGCGCTACTTCTGCCCTTCTGCATATCATCTATTCTTACTTCTTTTTTCTAATAAGATCGGGGTAATGTTCAGTAAGATCGAGACAATGGTCAAAAACCATAATGCCCATTCCATCGTAGGCACGACATCCATTAGAGCTCCCCAATCTTCTGCTTCAACCCAATCCGCTACCATACTGTATTCTGCACAAAGTGTTAAAGCTGTAAATGATAGTCCCATAGCCATCGCAAGCTTATAGTCTTTTCCTGCTGCGTACAGATAAAGGTTGAAAAAAGTCACAATGATCGCGATAACCCCTAAGATAACCCACATAACCAGACCTCCGAATATGTATCTTATGTATAAATTTTTCGTCCCACAAATTACTGATTACAAAAACAGATACACACTTACTAATATGGAAATCACTAAAACGACGATCGAGTACCAAAAACCGCCCTCATTGAGTTTTTTGAGTAGTGATTTGTCATTTGTTTTCTTAGTGCTCATTTGTTTCACCCCTCCTTCAGATACTTTTATAAAAGCATCATTTGACTCTCTGAATCATCTCAACTCTGTTTCCGAAAGGATCCCTGAATTCAAAACGATCAAAACCCGGAATCAGAATACCTTCAAGAATCTCAATGTTCTCTTTTTCAAGGGTTTGTCTCCACCCGCTCAGGTCATTTACTTCATAAGCCAGGTGTGCTTTTGTTGAGGTGCGATCAAAACCTTCCTCTGTTCCAACATGCACCTCTGCATTGCCGGCTGACAGCCAGAATCCACCGCGGCCTTTTAAGGAATCAGGCTTTTCTTTTTCAGTAAATCCCAGAACATCACAATAAAATCTTTTACCCTGTTCCTCTGAACCTTTTGGAATTGTAATTTGAGCATGATGTAATCCAAGTACCATAAAGCTCTCCTCCTATATGTAAAAGCACTTACTCTATTTTACAGGAAAAGAAAGGGATTTGCATGTGCTTTAAAGAAATGTAAGCGTGGAGGTGGCAGCAATGAACCAAATTGAAGTATTAAACCTGGTACCTAAATTTCTGAACTTTTATGATAAGGCTAATCAGCCTGATATCAATGCTGACGAAAGGTTTAAGCTGTGGAAGGAACATTACAACTTTGCAGCGATTCCACCTGGAGAAGAAGGTCAGAAGATGGCAAGGGAGATGCTTGATCATGCTTTTACGCAGTACGCTAAACATGTTCCGGTCTTAAAGGAATGGAATCCTGATACAAGTAAACTTGAACGGACACTGATAGATATAAAAGACATCATGGGATATCATCAGCCTGTTAATCTTACAGTCATCTATTTCG
Coding sequences:
- a CDS encoding class I SAM-dependent methyltransferase, yielding MNNFEEYDDPELYDKENESYLPELPLLIKWASKKSGTIIDLACGTGRVTIPLAEKGFRVMGIDVHNGMLEKAQKKSTVAGVNIDWLQEDCTNLNLEMKSPLIYTVGNSFQHFLTNEAQDGLLVSVNRHLEEGGIFIFGTRFPGSEELLQPSTEEYWRTYQNGEYKVDVSTISHYDALEQIQHYTTIRKYKHVSDEIVDEKRTNISLRYVFPKEMERLLSVQGFEVLDVYEDWKETPVSNDSYEMIYVCRKMR
- a CDS encoding VOC family protein, producing MVLGLHHAQITIPKGSEEQGKRFYCDVLGFTEKEKPDSLKGRGGFWLSAGNAEVHVGTEEGFDRTSTKAHLAYEVNDLSGWRQTLEKENIEILEGILIPGFDRFEFRDPFGNRVEMIQRVK